The DNA sequence TAAAAATCAAATACAATTTCGGCTAAGGGCATTTCGAAAATGATTTCAACTCTATCGGTAGTAAGATAATTTTGATTTTTTAAAACACCACGTTTATCGATACATAATTTCATTATGGCACCAACAAATTCAGATTTGGTAATAATTTGTGCTGTAATATAGGGTTCTTCAATATGATCAATAGCCGTTACAGGTGGCAAGCCTGAGGGGTTATGAACTTCAATAACTTCATTTTTTGTAGTATAAACCTTATACGAAACATTGGGTACGGTGGTAATAACGTCCATATCAAATTCTCGGTCGAGGCGTTCTTGTACAATTTCCATGTGGAGGAGTCCTAAAAAACCTCCTCTAAAGCCAAATCCCAATGCTGCACTCGATTCAGGTGTGAAAGTAAGCGATGCGTCGTTGAGTTGAAGTTTTTCGAGCGACGATCGTAAATCTTCGTAATCGTCAGCATCGACAGGGTAAATACCTGCAAATACCATAGGTTTAACGTTCTCAAACCCAGCAATTGCTTCTTTGCATGGATTATCAACATGTGTAATGGTATCACCAACTTTAACCTCTCGCGCATTTTTAATTCCAGATATGATATAGCCTACATTACCAGCAGAAATTTCGTTTTGCGGGAGTAGATTTAATTTTAGCACTCCAATCTCGTCGGCATCATAGTCGGCACCGGTATTTACAAATTTTACATGATCGTGGGTGCGAATGGTTCCATTGATGACTCTAAAATATGCAATAATTCCGCGAAATGGATTGAAAACAGAATCGAAAATGAGAGCTTGTAAAGGAGCGTTGGGATCTCCATTGGGCGCGGGTATGCGTTCAATAATAGCGTTTAAAATGCTTTCTATGCCCATTCCTGTTTTGGCGCTGGCTTCAATTATTTCTTCGCGTTTGCATCCAAGTAAATCTACAATTTGGTCTTTAACATCTTCGGGCATAGCAGCGGGCATGTCCATTTTGTTAAGTACCGGTATTACTTCAAGATTGTGGTCTATAGCTTGGTATAAGTTTGATATGGTTTGTGCTTGTATGCCTTGTGTTGCATCTACTACAAGCAGTGCTCCTTCGCACGATGCAATAGCACGCGAAACCTCGTAGCTAAAATCGACATGACCAGGAGTATCAATAAGGTTGAGAATGTATTTTTGACCGTTATAGTTGTATTCCATTTGAATAGCATGGCTCTTTATAGTAATGCCACGTTCACGCTCTAACTCCATATCGTCAAGTACTTGCTCTTGCATTTGCTTGCCTGTAATGGTGCCGGTAAACTCAAGCAAACGGTCGGCTAATGTACTTTTTCCATGATCAATGTGAGCAATAATACAAAAGTTGCGAA is a window from the Bacteroidales bacterium genome containing:
- the lepA gene encoding elongation factor 4, giving the protein MKHIRNFCIIAHIDHGKSTLADRLLEFTGTITGKQMQEQVLDDMELERERGITIKSHAIQMEYNYNGQKYILNLIDTPGHVDFSYEVSRAIASCEGALLVVDATQGIQAQTISNLYQAIDHNLEVIPVLNKMDMPAAMPEDVKDQIVDLLGCKREEIIEASAKTGMGIESILNAIIERIPAPNGDPNAPLQALIFDSVFNPFRGIIAYFRVINGTIRTHDHVKFVNTGADYDADEIGVLKLNLLPQNEISAGNVGYIISGIKNAREVKVGDTITHVDNPCKEAIAGFENVKPMVFAGIYPVDADDYEDLRSSLEKLQLNDASLTFTPESSAALGFGFRGGFLGLLHMEIVQERLDREFDMDVITTVPNVSYKVYTTKNEVIEVHNPSGLPPVTAIDHIEEPYITAQIITKSEFVGAIMKLCIDKRGVLKNQNYLTTDRVEIIFEMPLAEIVFDFYDKLKSISKGYASFDYHPLDYKPAKLVKLDILLNGEQVDALSTLIHFDNAYPFGRRICEKLKELIPRQQYEVAIQAAIGSKIIARETIKPVRKDVTAKCYGGDITRKRKLLEKQKKGKKRMRQIGTVEVPQSAFLAVLKLDS